A region of uncultured Carboxylicivirga sp. DNA encodes the following proteins:
- a CDS encoding AraC family transcriptional regulator, translating to MKDFFKYLTAGAEDKAWGLYLNVAGQSNIKPGVNYPPVEHPSGYYFTWENGRILNEYQINYITEGRGTLENDRGKFTVKPGSLMIIRKGEWHRYRPAKNSGWQEHYIGFDGTLAKHFLHDNHVLQGQSVIECGDHEDIIDSYYRIFELAQNEAPGNQHIASGFIIKLLGYIAAQQKHRNFAGTQIERLIQDARFHIRRNIEGEVDLEKLAHDNCIGYSYFRKMFKKYTGISPHQYYLDLKLMRAKELILTSDKSIKEISYHLGFQSIHYFSRLFKKKVGQNPSELRNAVKGKFD from the coding sequence ATGAAAGATTTTTTCAAATACCTTACAGCTGGAGCGGAAGACAAAGCCTGGGGCCTTTATTTAAATGTGGCCGGACAATCGAATATAAAACCTGGTGTAAACTATCCTCCCGTTGAACACCCTAGCGGATATTACTTTACATGGGAAAACGGTCGCATTCTAAACGAATATCAAATTAACTATATAACGGAAGGAAGAGGTACTCTTGAAAATGACCGAGGTAAGTTTACCGTAAAACCAGGATCTCTAATGATAATCCGCAAAGGTGAATGGCATCGCTATCGTCCGGCTAAAAATTCAGGGTGGCAGGAACATTATATTGGATTTGATGGTACGCTGGCAAAGCATTTCCTCCACGACAACCATGTTCTACAAGGACAATCGGTAATTGAATGTGGAGATCATGAAGACATCATTGATTCTTATTACAGGATTTTTGAATTGGCACAAAACGAGGCTCCAGGCAATCAACATATTGCTTCAGGATTTATAATTAAACTTTTAGGATATATTGCTGCACAACAAAAGCATCGTAATTTTGCAGGCACTCAGATTGAAAGACTGATACAGGATGCCCGTTTTCATATACGCCGCAACATTGAAGGAGAAGTAGATTTGGAGAAACTGGCACACGACAACTGCATTGGATATTCCTATTTCCGAAAAATGTTCAAAAAATACACTGGAATATCCCCTCATCAATATTATCTCGATCTTAAACTAATGCGTGCGAAAGAATTAATCCTCACATCAGACAAGAGCATTAAGGAAATCAGTTATCATCTGGGATTCCAATCCATTCATTATTTCAGTAGACTCTTCAAGAAGAAAGTTGGTCAGAACCCATCTGAATTGAGAAATGCGGTTAAAGGCAAATTTGATTGA
- a CDS encoding L-rhamnose/proton symporter RhaT — MQVILGIIFHSLGGAASGSWYMPYNLVKKWNWEVYWIVGGLFSWLIMPFIAVLLTTPGWNDIIGGTDSSIVRLTYILGVLWGVGGLTYGLGIRYLGMSLGNSVLLGITSLVGSLGLPILRNIGNLGEVLPAGDSFTDMLGSTSGRIILFGILVLMVGIVLSGKAGLMKDKDLANVKEGVNSEFKLTKGLIIAVISGVLSAFFSFGIDAGKEMGAAVRTIAVENNFSFVTDGVYLFENNIIFLVILWGGLTTNLIWSLALIIKNKTGKDFVDSKSPLLKNYLFCALAGTTWFLQFFFYGMGETKIGNGASSWILHMSTIILTANFWGFYRKEWAGVSSKTRTTIFLGIGLILLSVIIMGIAKSDFVN, encoded by the coding sequence ATGCAAGTTATTTTAGGAATTATTTTTCACTCTCTGGGAGGTGCCGCTTCCGGAAGTTGGTACATGCCTTATAATCTGGTTAAAAAATGGAACTGGGAAGTTTACTGGATTGTTGGCGGATTGTTTTCATGGCTGATAATGCCCTTCATTGCCGTTTTATTAACTACACCTGGTTGGAATGATATAATTGGAGGTACAGATTCTTCAATCGTTCGCCTTACTTATATCTTAGGTGTTTTGTGGGGAGTTGGAGGACTTACTTACGGTTTGGGAATTCGTTACCTGGGTATGTCACTTGGAAATTCAGTTTTACTCGGAATTACCTCATTAGTAGGATCGTTGGGTTTACCCATTTTGCGAAATATTGGCAACCTAGGTGAAGTATTGCCTGCCGGAGATTCTTTTACCGATATGTTGGGTAGTACAAGTGGTAGGATTATTCTGTTTGGTATTCTTGTATTGATGGTTGGAATCGTCTTAAGCGGTAAGGCGGGCTTGATGAAAGATAAAGATCTGGCAAATGTAAAAGAAGGAGTGAATAGTGAGTTTAAACTTACCAAAGGTTTAATTATCGCAGTTATTTCAGGTGTTCTGAGTGCTTTTTTTAGTTTTGGTATCGATGCCGGAAAGGAAATGGGAGCAGCAGTTCGAACTATTGCGGTAGAAAATAACTTTTCTTTTGTGACTGATGGAGTGTACCTGTTCGAAAATAATATCATTTTTCTCGTGATACTTTGGGGTGGTTTAACAACTAATCTGATCTGGAGTTTGGCTCTTATCATCAAAAATAAAACAGGTAAAGATTTTGTTGATTCAAAATCTCCACTGCTTAAAAATTACTTGTTCTGCGCCTTAGCTGGTACCACCTGGTTTTTGCAATTCTTTTTCTATGGAATGGGTGAAACCAAAATTGGAAATGGTGCCAGTTCGTGGATTTTACACATGTCTACTATTATACTTACAGCTAACTTTTGGGGCTTCTACCGAAAAGAATGGGCTGGTGTTTCAAGTAAAACAAGAACCACAATTTTTCTTGGAATTGGTTTGATTCTCTTATCTGTAATCATTATGGGTATTGCCAAAAGTGATTTTGTAAATTAA
- the rhaM gene encoding L-rhamnose mutarotase, producing the protein MTRLAFKMHLNEGLKQEYIKRHNEIWPELKKLLKDAGVSEYSIFLDEETNTLFAFQKVSGDGGSQDLGKTEIVKKWWDFMADIMVVNPDNSPVSVPLEEVFYME; encoded by the coding sequence ATGACTAGATTAGCATTTAAGATGCACCTCAATGAGGGGCTAAAGCAGGAATATATTAAACGCCATAATGAGATATGGCCTGAGTTGAAGAAGCTATTGAAAGATGCGGGTGTGTCTGAATATTCCATCTTTCTGGATGAAGAAACCAATACTCTGTTTGCTTTTCAGAAAGTAAGCGGAGATGGAGGTTCACAAGATTTGGGTAAAACAGAAATTGTTAAGAAGTGGTGGGATTTTATGGCCGATATAATGGTTGTAAATCCAGATAATTCACCGGTTTCTGTTCCATTGGAAGAAGTGTTTTATATGGAATAA
- a CDS encoding L-rhamnose isomerase has product MAKDIIERAYEVAKEQYAALGIDTDKVIEKMKEVVISLHCWQTDDVGGFETPDAELSGGGIQTTGNYPGKAHTMEQMRVDLEKVLSLLPGKQRLNLHAIYGDFQGEKVDRDQIEIKHYQSWIDWCKKQGIGMDFNASCFSHPMADSGFTLSSKNEEIRSFWVEHLKRCREISAEIGKQLGTPCVHNTWIPDGAKDTPVDRNGHRVQLKKSLDEAMAIDYPKSQMKDAVESKLFGIGAESMTVGSHDFYLGYAIKNNKLICLDNGHFHPTEQVGDKISACLQFVDEVLLHVTRPIRWDSDHVVTLNEDVQLIASEIIRSNYLDRVNIGLDFFDASINRIGAYVTGTRAAQKAFMIALLEPTETLKEYEEEGKNFERLALLEELKTKPFGAVWDYYCLKEGVPVSEAYIAEIQQYEKDVLSKR; this is encoded by the coding sequence ATGGCTAAGGATATTATTGAAAGAGCTTACGAGGTGGCAAAAGAACAATATGCTGCGTTGGGAATTGATACCGATAAGGTAATCGAAAAAATGAAAGAGGTGGTTATTAGTTTGCATTGCTGGCAAACTGATGATGTAGGAGGCTTCGAAACTCCGGATGCTGAACTTTCAGGGGGAGGAATACAGACAACAGGTAACTATCCGGGCAAAGCCCACACCATGGAGCAAATGAGAGTTGATTTGGAGAAAGTCTTGTCGTTGCTGCCAGGTAAACAGCGCTTAAATTTGCATGCTATCTACGGTGATTTTCAGGGGGAGAAAGTAGATCGCGATCAGATTGAAATTAAACACTATCAAAGCTGGATCGACTGGTGTAAGAAGCAGGGGATAGGTATGGATTTCAATGCATCTTGTTTTTCTCATCCAATGGCGGATTCAGGTTTTACATTATCATCAAAGAATGAAGAAATACGTTCATTCTGGGTTGAACACCTAAAGCGTTGTCGCGAGATATCTGCTGAGATTGGAAAACAATTAGGTACGCCATGTGTGCACAATACCTGGATTCCTGATGGTGCAAAAGATACTCCTGTTGATCGTAATGGTCATCGTGTACAATTAAAAAAATCACTTGACGAAGCCATGGCAATCGACTATCCAAAAAGTCAGATGAAGGATGCTGTGGAAAGTAAGCTTTTCGGTATTGGTGCTGAAAGCATGACTGTAGGTTCGCATGATTTTTATTTAGGTTATGCTATTAAAAACAATAAGTTGATCTGTTTGGATAACGGTCACTTCCATCCAACAGAGCAGGTGGGTGATAAAATTTCAGCTTGTCTTCAGTTTGTTGATGAGGTGTTGTTACATGTTACTCGTCCTATCCGCTGGGATTCAGATCACGTAGTAACCTTAAATGAAGATGTGCAGCTGATTGCTTCTGAAATTATCCGTAGCAATTACCTGGATCGTGTAAATATTGGTCTTGATTTCTTCGATGCATCAATTAACCGAATAGGAGCATATGTAACAGGTACACGTGCCGCTCAAAAAGCCTTTATGATTGCTTTACTGGAGCCAACCGAAACACTTAAGGAGTACGAAGAAGAAGGCAAAAACTTCGAACGTCTGGCTTTATTGGAAGAATTGAAAACCAAGCCATTTGGTGCAGTATGGGATTATTACTGTTTGAAAGAAGGTGTACCTGTGAGTGAAGCTTATATTGCAGAAATCCAGCAGTATGAAAAAGATGTGTTGAGTAAAAGATAA
- a CDS encoding class II aldolase/adducin family protein yields MNPSLNDLIEISQHYGKNPLYVIAGGGNTSFKDEEKLWIKASGTSLAVIEEDGFVCLSRNKLKTIAEKSYSDDSSKREEEVKNDLHAAILYPADKRPSVETSMHEVIDYAYVIHTHPTLVNALMCSKNAKSLCSELFGDTLFIEYTDPGYVLFKKVYDRINNYKADKGVSPKVIFLENHGIFVAANTTQEVREIYDEVFAVLKAHLQSELPDSVASELSEIDMNSIKVAIDKDDQLKLKAYNSDLIHYFITDEKAFEEVAAAYTPDNIVYAKAFYPFLDAEKDAVQLKEFIAQKGYTPKVIAIKGKGIVIAEESEKAIATVLEVFTDMLKIGFYAASFGGPKSMTEEQIAFIDNWEVENYRRKMAKK; encoded by the coding sequence ATGAATCCAAGTCTGAATGATTTAATTGAAATTTCGCAACACTACGGAAAAAATCCGCTGTATGTGATTGCCGGGGGGGGCAATACCTCCTTTAAGGACGAAGAAAAATTATGGATCAAGGCAAGTGGAACATCACTCGCAGTGATCGAAGAAGATGGCTTTGTTTGTCTTTCGCGAAATAAACTGAAGACCATTGCTGAAAAATCATATAGTGATGATAGCTCAAAGCGAGAAGAAGAAGTTAAAAATGATCTGCATGCTGCGATACTTTATCCTGCAGATAAACGTCCTAGTGTTGAAACATCGATGCACGAAGTAATTGATTATGCTTATGTAATTCATACACATCCAACATTGGTAAATGCATTGATGTGTTCGAAGAATGCAAAATCATTGTGCAGTGAGTTATTTGGCGATACTTTGTTTATCGAGTATACTGATCCGGGTTATGTGCTTTTCAAAAAAGTGTATGACCGAATCAATAATTATAAAGCCGATAAAGGGGTATCTCCCAAGGTTATCTTCCTCGAAAATCATGGAATTTTTGTGGCTGCCAACACCACTCAGGAAGTTAGGGAGATTTATGATGAAGTATTTGCAGTGCTTAAAGCTCATCTTCAGAGTGAATTACCAGATAGTGTAGCTTCGGAATTGAGTGAAATTGATATGAACAGTATTAAGGTTGCTATTGATAAGGATGATCAGTTGAAATTAAAAGCTTACAACAGTGATTTGATTCATTATTTTATTACTGATGAAAAGGCTTTTGAGGAGGTAGCTGCTGCTTATACTCCCGACAATATAGTTTATGCTAAAGCTTTCTATCCGTTTTTAGATGCAGAGAAGGATGCTGTCCAGTTAAAAGAGTTTATTGCTCAAAAAGGATATACACCTAAGGTAATTGCCATTAAAGGTAAAGGGATTGTAATTGCCGAAGAGAGCGAAAAAGCAATTGCAACGGTGTTGGAGGTTTTTACTGATATGCTGAAGATTGGGTTTTATGCAGCAAGCTTTGGTGGTCCCAAATCAATGACGGAAGAGCAAATTGCATTTATTGATAATTGGGAAGTTGAAAATTACCGTCGTAAGATGGCTAAAAAATAA
- a CDS encoding FGGY family carbohydrate kinase, whose product MSVPVIAVFDIGKTNKKILLFDEKLQMVFQKEQKMPTIVDEDGFECDDIDLIESWMKSTLKQLVDENEYEVKAVNFSTYGASLAFLDEQGKRLTPIYNYLKPIDETIHQDLYNKYGGEAEFCRQTASPALGVMLNSGIQILWLQKEQPELFSKVKDILHFPQYLSYLLTGKITSESTSIGCHTFMWNFDMGSYHQWLKDAGLDLPKPVSNQLVFESVLPDVSLKTGIGVHDSSSSLVPYFKGSDEKFVLVSTGTWCINMNPFNYSPLTAEQLKRDCLCYISSEQKPVKSSRLFMGHIHDVNTQRLTEFFKVESNQYKKVKADSALMSQYLSEGKERLFFREEMPADYIDLSVDLSQFASFDQAYHRLMYDLTLLNAESLDLVMSDDVKTIYISGGFARNEMFIRLMANLYPHCKVYTSEVDNASALGAALLVYDQLDSKEKPSVDLGLKDWKAFG is encoded by the coding sequence ATGAGTGTACCTGTTATTGCTGTTTTTGATATAGGTAAGACAAATAAAAAAATATTACTCTTTGATGAAAAGCTTCAAATGGTTTTTCAGAAGGAGCAAAAAATGCCAACTATTGTTGATGAGGATGGATTTGAATGCGATGATATTGATTTGATTGAGAGCTGGATGAAATCAACACTTAAGCAACTGGTTGATGAAAATGAATATGAGGTTAAAGCAGTTAACTTCTCAACATACGGAGCTAGTCTTGCTTTTTTGGATGAACAAGGAAAACGCCTTACTCCTATTTATAATTATCTGAAGCCGATTGATGAAACCATACATCAGGATTTATACAATAAATATGGGGGAGAAGCTGAGTTTTGTCGTCAGACAGCCAGTCCTGCTTTGGGAGTAATGCTCAATTCAGGTATTCAAATATTGTGGTTGCAAAAAGAGCAACCTGAATTGTTCTCCAAAGTGAAGGATATTTTGCATTTTCCACAGTATCTATCGTATCTGCTGACAGGGAAGATTACTTCAGAAAGTACTTCCATTGGTTGTCATACCTTTATGTGGAATTTTGATATGGGAAGCTATCATCAATGGCTGAAAGATGCGGGATTAGATTTGCCTAAGCCTGTTTCTAATCAGTTGGTTTTTGAAAGTGTTTTGCCTGATGTGAGTTTGAAAACAGGAATTGGGGTGCATGATAGTTCATCTTCGCTGGTGCCTTATTTCAAAGGAAGCGATGAAAAATTCGTATTGGTTTCAACAGGTACCTGGTGTATCAATATGAATCCATTTAATTATAGTCCACTAACAGCCGAACAACTGAAACGTGACTGTCTCTGCTACATCAGTAGTGAGCAAAAACCGGTCAAGTCGTCCCGTCTGTTTATGGGGCATATTCATGATGTGAATACGCAGCGATTGACAGAATTTTTCAAAGTTGAAAGCAATCAATACAAAAAGGTTAAAGCTGATTCAGCATTAATGAGTCAATATCTTTCAGAAGGGAAAGAAAGACTGTTTTTTAGAGAAGAAATGCCGGCTGATTATATTGATCTTTCTGTGGATTTGTCTCAATTTGCATCTTTTGATCAGGCCTATCATCGGTTAATGTACGATTTAACGCTGTTGAATGCTGAATCGTTGGATCTGGTAATGAGCGATGATGTTAAAACAATTTATATCTCCGGAGGATTTGCCCGTAATGAGATGTTTATACGGCTAATGGCTAATTTATATCCTCATTGTAAAGTATATACATCGGAAGTGGATAATGCCAGTGCCTTGGGAGCTGCTTTATTGGTTTACGATCAATTGGATTCGAAAGAAAAGCCTTCTGTTGATTTAGGTTTAAAAGATTGGAAAGCATTTGGATAA
- a CDS encoding class II aldolase/adducin family protein has protein sequence MKQIDTKLMHPKVQIVKIISRIYKSGMTTTSGGNISICDENGDIWVTPSAIDKGTLTEKDIICVKRDGTIVGPHKPSSEFPFHKAIYDCRPDIKAVIHAHPPALVSFSIVREIPNTNIIPQAKNICGPIGYAPYGLPGSDELGDLIAAEFKKGESMAVIMENHGTVLGGSDMLDAYARFETLEFCCRTIINAKAIGEPKFLSDEQINEFEKQVPHNVPRNTDVTYPPEEREIRQHICDIVRRACDQGLMISTYGTVSVRWKNNDFLITPPDVARWDISPEDIVQIKGGKAEPGKTPSRSTFLHQKIYQENPHINSIILTQPPNLMAYGTTGVKFDVRTIPESWIFLQDVPCLPFGVHFQGDDTIPKLLSANVPAVLVANDSFIVTGDKLLQTFDRLEVAEFSAKSLVMAAPMGKLVPINEEQVEDLRKKFLS, from the coding sequence ATGAAACAAATTGACACAAAGTTGATGCACCCTAAGGTGCAGATTGTTAAGATTATTAGTCGTATCTACAAAAGTGGAATGACGACTACCTCGGGTGGAAATATTTCCATCTGTGATGAAAACGGTGATATTTGGGTAACACCATCGGCCATCGATAAAGGGACTTTAACGGAGAAGGATATTATCTGCGTTAAGCGTGACGGAACCATTGTTGGACCTCATAAGCCTTCATCGGAGTTTCCGTTTCATAAGGCTATTTATGATTGTCGCCCTGATATCAAGGCGGTGATTCATGCTCACCCACCTGCATTGGTTTCGTTTAGTATCGTTCGCGAAATTCCGAATACCAATATCATTCCGCAGGCAAAAAATATTTGCGGACCTATTGGTTATGCACCTTATGGTTTGCCGGGTAGTGATGAGTTGGGTGATTTGATTGCGGCTGAGTTTAAGAAAGGCGAGAGCATGGCAGTAATCATGGAGAATCATGGAACGGTATTGGGAGGAAGCGATATGCTGGATGCATATGCACGATTTGAGACTTTAGAATTTTGCTGCCGTACAATTATCAATGCAAAAGCCATTGGTGAACCTAAGTTTCTGAGCGATGAGCAGATTAACGAGTTTGAAAAACAGGTACCACATAATGTTCCCCGTAATACAGATGTAACCTATCCACCGGAAGAAAGAGAGATAAGACAGCATATTTGCGATATTGTTCGTCGTGCCTGTGATCAGGGGCTGATGATCAGTACTTACGGAACGGTGTCAGTGCGTTGGAAAAACAATGATTTCTTAATTACACCGCCTGACGTGGCGCGTTGGGATATCTCACCTGAAGATATTGTACAGATTAAAGGAGGTAAGGCCGAACCGGGAAAAACACCTAGTCGCTCAACCTTTTTGCACCAAAAAATCTACCAGGAAAATCCACATATCAATTCAATCATTTTAACTCAGCCTCCTAACCTGATGGCTTACGGTACAACCGGAGTTAAATTTGATGTGCGCACCATTCCTGAAAGCTGGATCTTCTTACAGGATGTTCCATGTTTGCCATTTGGTGTACATTTTCAGGGTGATGATACCATTCCTAAGTTGTTAAGCGCTAATGTTCCTGCTGTATTAGTGGCAAACGATTCATTTATCGTAACCGGAGACAAGCTTCTTCAAACATTCGACCGTTTGGAAGTAGCTGAGTTTAGTGCTAAATCGCTGGTGATGGCCGCTCCGATGGGTAAACTGGTGCCGATTAACGAAGAGCAGGTTGAAGATTTGAGAAAGAAATTTTTATCGTAA